The Pan paniscus chromosome 21, NHGRI_mPanPan1-v2.0_pri, whole genome shotgun sequence region ggggtagggatagcattaggagatatacctaatgtaaatgaccagttaatgggtgcagcaaaccaacatggcacatgtatacatatgtaacaaacctgcacattgtgcacatgtaccgtagaacttacagtataataaaaaactGTGGAAAGAATAATATGGGTTTCTAACTGAATGCTTGCTTTTGAAGagcccaaaaacaaacaaacaaaaaattctaagAACAGCAAACATCTATGTCTGTTATATTATTgaattactcttttttaaaatccttatttCATAGGAGAGATATTTACAATTTTGAATTACAACGTTTGAAAACCATTGACAATAACCTGAAAGGGGAAAGTTGACCTAAGccattttattctcttaaaaacCCCCAAACTTTTGTATAATAGTAATCCCTGAACTGattatttttgaaggtttttcaGATAATCTGATGTGCGAGTTTAGTTTGTTTTACTATTTAGTTGTTTGGAATAGTAGAGCATTATATGACTCTCTTACTGGAGGGTTAATGGCATTAAGAGATTAAAAGCTTTCACATTGTTTGGTTTTTACAtctataaataaaacaagttgttatcattttctaatatttagCTTATATACATTTTTGTGAAAGTTTTGTGGGACTTGGAAAGCGTATGGATTAGCAtcagaaacaaattatttttccatttttctcacttGGAGTTTCAGATAGCAGCATTTTAATCATCTCTTCCATTAAACCAAGATTACACAAAAGCATTTGAGGACACTGAGGACTGGCACTTCTAATTTTGCTTCAGAAACCATTACTCAAAATGTCTGGTTTGGAGGTCAGTTACACTGCTGTCTTTGTATaatcagccattaaaaaatattttggggacaTTTCTCAGAAGTCTCATCCCCATATTTTTGTTCTTAACACATCTCACCACAAACTCTACCACACCTATGGTTTGCAAACTTTGGGAAATGTCAGTATATGCCATTATCATGGTTATTAGTACTATTATTTGTTAAAAGCCCTTTGAAGGCAATTTATGTGACTTATATATAGTTAGTATTTTAATTTGGACATTCTCCAGTTATATGCAAAGATTAAAACTCAGCGGCTTCATTTTATAGAATTGGCATCTTTTATATGGCTATGGGGACTGCTTGGTGTCTATAAATTATTATGTATATTTGTTGGACTGAAATCAAACTTAAAATCTTCcatatttcatgtgtttttattctGAGCAGTAGGTACAAAAAAATAATGCCATAGTTGTGTCTAATTCTGTATAGTTCAGCACCCTCCACAGGCTGTCAATCTCTGATTTGATTGACTTTTACCAGGTTTAACAGATCCTCGAATTTACTTTACTGTCTATACTTCCTTCTTGCTCACATTGGGAATCAGACTAAACATGCATCTACTTCATTGAGGAACTCCAGATTGAGACATGCTGGGATTGACTCCATGGTTAGGGAAGAtggataaaatggaaacaaaacaggaAACATGTGCTTGACATCTAATAGCAGTTGCTGAGGGTCATTCTGCTCTTGTAGTTGTGCCTGGATCGTTTGTATAAAGGCCACTGTTACCTTTTCTTCAAATTCATTCAGGGGAGGCTAAAGGTTTAAAATTTTGACAATCTGCTGGGTGCTGAGAGAGGTACACAGGGAGCAGATGGCCTCTGCATCctcctgggttttcttctttaattgCAGGAGCTGGGCTGCTTGGATCAGAGGTTCCATGGTCTGAACTACTCCACTCTGGTGAAGGTTTCTTCCCCAAAGCCACTCCTCAAGCTGACTTATATTGTACCTGAGTTGCATGCCTGTGCTCCAAGAGCGGGCGTCCTTCCGCAGGAGCAGGTTGTTAAGAGTCACTGCGTTGATCATGTAGAAGAGCTGTTTGAATACCTGCAGGATGATCTCAGGGTCCAAGCCCTGGTCACACATGACTGTATGAAAGGCATTCATCTGGCGGATGATAGCTTCCAGATGGTATGAGTTATCCCCATCTCCCATGCTGGAGGAGTGCTTCTGGGAGCCAGTGGGCTTCACACCAGATAGACCCTGAATGCTCTCATTTTCCAACATGGCAGAAACTATCATCAGCTGTAACACACCCTCGGCAATTTTAAAGAGCTGCTGGTAGATCGCAATGGAAAGGTCACTCAGTACCTGACAGTATTCGGTGAGGTCAAAGTTCTTAAGGCAGTGTTCGTTGTGCTTTGCAGTATTCTGAGTCATGAAGCCCTCATCCCCGCTGTACGGCTTCAGACAGTGAAGAAGGTGGCAGGTGTTGGATAACAAGAATGAAGTCATCTCAAAGTCATCACTGTGCTTCTTCAGGACTTTCTTAGTGCCGTTGGTGGTGGAGGTCATCAGGGAGTGCAACTTGAGATCATCGTTGGTGTGGTCCGCGAGCCAGATGCACATGTAGAGGATGTAGGCGGGGAGACAAGGCACTGTGTCCAACAGCATATGGGGCTTCAAGTCTGTCACCAGGTTGAGGATGAGGAGGGCCTCGCCCTCTTTGTGGCACTCCAACATGCCTTGGAAATCCTTTTCTTTCCACTGAACTGTGACCTGCCTGTTGAACTCATGGCGCTTCCTCTCACTCTGGGCCAACGCCGGGGCAGCTTCTTCATGTAAATCTTCAGTTGCTTTTAGAGCTTCCTCTCATTCTTttcctctgattttatttttcaccacAGAACTTCCTATCAACtagtatgtttaatattttgcttattaACTTTGCTTATTGTCTTCTCCCTCGATTAGAATATTAGCTACTTGAGTACAAGGATTTGAGCCTGTTACGTTCACTGCTGAATTTCAGGCTCCCGGAAGATATCCAGCATTCAATAGAGACCACACAATAAATATCTGTCAAATAAATGAGTCTGTAAGTTCATCAATTTATTTGCCCATATGCATTAACTTTTGCCCATATACATCCAATAACTCTTGTTATATGAAATCAGCTGTACTATTTGCTTCatgtaatactttaaaaatatatgtgtgtgtatataaatatatacagagatCATAGACCTAACTccgtctatatatgtgtgtatgtgatatatataaatatatacacacatatatatgactgacgtatatatatataaatatatacacacacatagatatgactgatatatatatctatcttgtGTAAGTGGAATCAGGAAGTATTCAAACATACTTTCAATTAGTAACGACTATAGTTTAAGAGAAAGTTTAAAGCTTCTGATAGTTTAAATaagagaaagcaaacatcacTACTACTAGTATTTGGGGAAAAAGATTACAAATAGAGATATGATAAAAGCGTACAATATTTTTTATGTCTGTACACTTAGATCCATGTTCAAAGTTTGGCTCACCTATACATGTATAGCACATTTGAATATGTGCTACAGTATGCCACTtataaagactgaaaataatagtttataaacattattatttatttagcaacCTCATAAGCTTGGCTTCAAAAATACCTGAATTACATAGCATAATCCCAGCGCTGGAGAACAGATCGGTGGCTGCCGAGGGTTAGGGTTGGTTGGAAGATGTGATTAGTGAGGGATAACGTGAAAACATGTACTTTCTTTGTGGTGATAGAGCAGTTCTGCATccagattatggtgatggttacatAAATCCACACTTCATAGatctatacacacacatcacacatacattCAAACACATCTGTACATGTAAACTCCTTAGAAATATGAATAGGGTCTGAACCTGAGTTAATGGCATGGCaacaatgtcaatttcctgattttggcAACGTACTAGGTTAAGTTAGATATAATCATTGGGGAAAGTTGCCTGAAAATAGCATGGtcattctttttacttctttttttcacttcttatgagtcaaattattttaaaacaaaaggtattaaacaaagacaaaaatttgaAAGTTCAAAAATCAAAGCCCATATGAATTTGGAcatattatttgatttcttttgtaGACCTtgatttcttcacctgtaaaaatggaataatagtaTGATTCCTATCTCATTATTGTCATGCTTAAATCATACCACTTATGTAagtgcctatatatatatatatatatacacacacacacacatatacctatatatatgaCTGACTTTGACTGACTTAGGTCTATGATTTAAGACGTGGAAATTGGAATTTACTAGAACATTTGTGAATTGATTTGTTCTTATGTTTCACCA contains the following coding sequences:
- the LOC117974293 gene encoding LOW QUALITY PROTEIN: unconventional myosin-Vb-like (The sequence of the model RefSeq protein was modified relative to this genomic sequence to represent the inferred CDS: substituted 1 base at 1 genomic stop codon), whose amino-acid sequence is MTEALKATEDLHEEAAPALAQSERKRHEFNRQVTVQWKEKDFQGMLECHKEGEALLILNLVTDLKPHMLLDTVPCLPAYILYMCIWLADHTNDDLKLHSLMTSTTNGTKKVLKKHSDDFEMTSFLLSNTCHLLHCLKPYSGDEGFMTQNTAKHNEHCLKNFDLTEYCQVLSDLSIAIYQQLFKIAEGVLQLMIVSAMLENESIQGLSGVKPTGSQKHSSSMGDGDNSYHLEAIIRQMNAFHTVMCDQGLDPEIILQVFKQLFYMINAVTLNNLLLRKDARSWSTGMQLRYNISQLEEWLWGRNLHQSGVVQTMEPLIQAAQLLQLKKKTQEDAEAICSLCTSLSTQQIVKILNLXPPLNEFEEKVTVAFIQTIQAQLQEQNDPQQLLLDVKHMFPVLFPFYPSSLTMESIPACLNLEFLNEVDACLV